In Fimbriiglobus ruber, a genomic segment contains:
- a CDS encoding RedB protein produces MRTNLMIRCGHDFFVRALVVVWAVGVGVGFYAWERYDRTPGPGVETAGVPVAPVASAEPFTIELFAHPRCPCTRASLMVLAEVLAAAPGIADVRVVFVRPAGTPAGWERTDLWDAAVCLPGARVSCDAEGEVARRAGAVTSGQVNVYDRGGRVVFSGGITAARGRAGDSPGRREVVRALAGLEPTLSSAPVFGCPLIGPAGCSVGPPGVCE; encoded by the coding sequence GTGCGAACCAACCTAATGATTCGTTGTGGCCACGATTTTTTTGTTCGCGCGTTGGTGGTGGTGTGGGCGGTCGGCGTCGGGGTCGGGTTCTATGCGTGGGAGCGGTACGACCGAACGCCGGGGCCGGGGGTCGAAACGGCCGGTGTTCCGGTTGCTCCCGTGGCGTCCGCCGAACCGTTCACCATCGAGCTGTTTGCCCACCCCCGTTGCCCGTGTACGCGGGCGAGCCTGATGGTGCTGGCCGAGGTGTTGGCCGCCGCGCCCGGGATCGCTGATGTCCGGGTCGTTTTCGTCCGCCCGGCCGGGACGCCAGCCGGGTGGGAGCGAACGGACCTGTGGGACGCGGCGGTCTGCCTCCCCGGAGCCCGCGTTTCGTGCGACGCGGAAGGCGAAGTCGCGCGGCGGGCCGGCGCGGTCACGTCGGGACAGGTGAACGTCTACGACCGCGGCGGCCGCGTGGTTTTTTCCGGCGGGATCACCGCCGCCCGCGGCCGCGCCGGCGACAGCCCGGGCCGCCGCGAGGTCGTCCGCGCGTTGGCCGGGTTGGAGCCGACGCTTTCGTCCGCCCCCGTGTTCGGGTGCCCGTTGATCGGGCCGGCCGGGTGTTCCGTCGGGCCCCCTGGAGTGTGTGAGTGA